Proteins from a single region of Starkeya sp. ORNL1:
- a CDS encoding globin family protein, with the protein MALSPDQIVLLRTSFDKVRPISEDAAALFYGRLFEIAPDVRALFNTDMAEQGRKLMATLTVVVNGIDNLPALLPAVERLGRRHAGYGVTPEHFVPVGEALIWTLEQGLGDGFTPPVRDAWIEAYGALAGVMQDAANTAPGPFEVAAQ; encoded by the coding sequence ATGGCACTCTCACCCGACCAGATCGTCCTGCTGCGCACCAGCTTCGACAAGGTGCGCCCGATCTCCGAAGACGCTGCCGCCCTGTTCTATGGCCGGCTGTTCGAGATCGCGCCGGACGTGCGTGCGCTGTTCAACACCGACATGGCCGAGCAGGGCCGCAAGCTGATGGCGACGCTCACCGTCGTCGTCAATGGCATCGACAATCTGCCGGCGCTGCTGCCGGCGGTGGAGCGGCTCGGCCGCCGTCACGCCGGCTATGGCGTCACGCCGGAGCATTTCGTGCCCGTCGGCGAGGCGCTGATCTGGACGCTGGAACAGGGCCTCGGCGACGGCTTCACGCCGCCGGTGCGCGATGCCTGGATCGAGGCCTATGGCGCACTCGCAGGGGTGATGCAGGACGCCGCGAACACGGCGCCCGGCCCGTTCGAGGTGGCGGCACAATGA
- a CDS encoding ABC transporter ATP-binding protein, whose amino-acid sequence MSAYLKLDHIDKSFSRGGTTSEVLRQVSLDIGKGEYVSIIGHSGCGKSTLLNIVAGLTPATAGGVILEGREVDSPGPDRAVVFQNHSLLPWLSVYDNVRLAVDKVFSGLKSRAERHDWTLHNLDLVQMGHAKDKRPSEVSGGMKQRVGIARALAMQPKVLLLDEPFGALDALTRAHLQDSVMQIHATLGNTVIMITHDVDEAVLLSDRIVMMTNGPAAHIGEVLEVTLPRPRRRLELVTDPTYLKCREAVLKFLYERHRFVEAA is encoded by the coding sequence ATGAGCGCCTATCTCAAGCTCGACCATATCGACAAGTCCTTCTCGCGCGGCGGCACGACGTCCGAAGTGTTGCGGCAGGTGTCGCTCGACATCGGCAAGGGCGAATACGTCTCGATTATCGGCCATTCCGGCTGCGGGAAGTCGACGCTGCTCAACATCGTCGCCGGCCTGACGCCTGCGACCGCCGGCGGCGTGATCCTGGAAGGCCGCGAGGTCGACAGCCCCGGCCCGGACCGCGCCGTCGTGTTCCAGAACCACTCGCTGCTGCCGTGGCTCTCGGTCTACGACAATGTGCGCCTCGCGGTGGACAAGGTGTTCTCCGGCCTCAAGAGCCGCGCCGAGCGCCACGACTGGACGCTGCACAATCTCGACCTCGTGCAGATGGGCCACGCGAAGGACAAGCGGCCGTCGGAAGTCTCCGGCGGCATGAAGCAGCGCGTCGGCATTGCCCGCGCGCTCGCCATGCAGCCCAAGGTGCTGCTGCTCGACGAGCCGTTCGGTGCGCTCGACGCGCTGACCCGGGCGCATCTCCAGGATTCGGTGATGCAGATCCACGCCACGCTCGGCAACACCGTCATCATGATCACCCACGATGTCGACGAGGCGGTGCTGCTCTCCGACCGCATCGTGATGATGACCAACGGCCCCGCCGCCCATATCGGCGAGGTGCTGGAGGTGACGCTGCCGCGCCCGCGCCGCCGGCTCGAACTGGTCACCGACCCGACCTACCTGAAGTGCCGCGAGGCGGTGCTGAAATTCCTCTATGAGCGCCATCGCTTCGTCGAAGCGGCGTGA
- the ntrB gene encoding nitrate ABC transporter permease: MSLTALKSETPSPRKTGAQTGAEIVRLAVPRRAAPPNRLATLGRNLAVVIVPPAIVLLLLLGLWELACGGPGATLPPPSTIWNEARDLIVDPFFVNGPQDIGLGWRVLTSLQRVAIGFGLAAMVGIALGVVVGQSVWAMRGLDPIFQVLRTVPPLAWLPIALAAFRDSSPSAVFVIFITAIWPVIINTAVGVRNIPQDYRNVAKVLRLNPLEFFAKIMLPAAAPYIFTGLRIGVGLSWLAIVAAEMLTGGVGIGFFIWDAWNSSRLSDIIVALVYIGVVGFILDRLVAGIGAFVTRGTAAA, from the coding sequence ATGTCCCTCACCGCACTGAAAAGCGAGACCCCGTCTCCGCGCAAGACGGGCGCACAAACCGGCGCCGAGATCGTCCGGCTCGCCGTGCCGCGCCGCGCCGCGCCGCCGAACCGGCTCGCGACCCTCGGGCGCAATCTCGCCGTCGTCATCGTGCCGCCGGCCATCGTGCTGCTGCTCCTGCTGGGACTGTGGGAGCTCGCCTGCGGCGGCCCCGGCGCGACGCTGCCGCCGCCCTCCACCATCTGGAACGAAGCGCGTGACCTCATCGTCGATCCGTTCTTCGTCAACGGGCCGCAGGATATCGGCCTCGGCTGGCGGGTGCTGACCTCGCTGCAGCGCGTCGCCATCGGCTTCGGTCTCGCCGCCATGGTCGGCATCGCGCTCGGCGTCGTGGTCGGCCAGTCGGTCTGGGCGATGCGCGGGCTCGATCCGATCTTCCAGGTGCTGCGCACCGTGCCGCCGCTGGCCTGGCTGCCGATCGCGCTCGCCGCCTTCCGCGACAGCAGCCCCTCAGCGGTGTTCGTCATCTTCATCACCGCGATCTGGCCGGTGATCATCAACACCGCGGTCGGGGTGCGCAACATCCCGCAGGACTACCGCAACGTCGCGAAGGTGCTGCGGCTGAATCCGCTGGAATTCTTCGCCAAGATCATGCTGCCGGCAGCCGCCCCCTACATCTTCACCGGCCTTCGCATCGGCGTCGGGCTCTCCTGGCTCGCCATCGTGGCGGCGGAGATGCTGACCGGCGGCGTCGGCATCGGCTTCTTCATCTGGGACGCGTGGAACTCCTCGCGCCTGTCCGACATCATCGTGGCGCTGGTCTATATCGGCGTGGTCGGGTTCATCCTCGACCGCCTCGTCGCCGGCATCGGCGCCTTCGTCACCCGCGGCACTGCAGCCGCCTGA
- a CDS encoding CmpA/NrtA family ABC transporter substrate-binding protein: protein MTDTPPPRSRVRLSRRSFLKSSAATLGAAALFDAARMAFPGGVPQAFAATPEVTKATLGYIALMDAAPLVIAKEKGLFAKYGVPDVEVAKQASWGATRDNLVLGGAANGIDGAHILTPMPYLISTGKVTQNNVPTPMYLLARLNLDAQAISVSNEYKDLKVTADASALKAAFAAKKAAGKDVKVAMTFPGGTHDLWIRYWLASAGIDPDKDVSTIVVPPPQMVANMKVGNMDAFCVGEPWNEQLVNQGIGFTACTTGEVWKHHPEKALGMRAEFVDKNPNTTQAILMAVLEAQQWCDQMANKEEMSTIVGKRQWFNVPVADIVGRAKGDINYGNGRVVKGSDQYMKFWQDHASYPFKSHDAWFVTEDIRWGKFEPSTDVKALVEKVNREDLWRAAAKQMGVASADIPASSSRGKETFFDGKVFDPENPTAYLASLDIKRVA, encoded by the coding sequence ATGACCGACACCCCGCCGCCTCGCTCGCGTGTCCGCCTCTCCCGCCGTTCCTTCCTCAAGAGCTCTGCCGCCACGCTCGGTGCCGCCGCACTGTTCGATGCAGCGCGCATGGCTTTCCCCGGCGGCGTACCGCAGGCCTTCGCCGCCACGCCCGAGGTCACCAAGGCGACGCTCGGCTACATCGCGCTGATGGACGCCGCGCCGCTGGTGATCGCCAAGGAGAAAGGCCTGTTCGCCAAGTATGGCGTGCCGGATGTCGAGGTGGCGAAGCAGGCCTCCTGGGGCGCGACGCGCGACAATCTCGTGCTCGGCGGCGCCGCCAACGGCATTGACGGCGCGCACATACTGACGCCGATGCCGTATCTGATCTCCACCGGCAAGGTGACGCAGAACAACGTGCCGACGCCGATGTACCTGCTGGCGCGCCTCAATCTCGATGCGCAGGCGATCTCGGTCTCCAACGAATACAAGGACCTCAAGGTCACCGCCGACGCCTCGGCGCTGAAGGCGGCCTTCGCCGCCAAGAAGGCGGCCGGCAAGGACGTGAAGGTCGCGATGACCTTCCCGGGTGGCACCCATGACCTCTGGATCCGCTACTGGCTCGCCTCGGCCGGCATCGATCCCGACAAGGACGTCTCCACCATCGTGGTGCCGCCGCCGCAGATGGTGGCGAACATGAAGGTCGGCAACATGGACGCCTTCTGCGTCGGCGAGCCGTGGAACGAGCAGCTCGTCAACCAGGGCATCGGCTTCACCGCCTGCACCACCGGCGAAGTGTGGAAGCACCACCCCGAGAAGGCGCTCGGCATGCGCGCCGAGTTCGTTGACAAGAACCCCAACACCACGCAGGCGATCCTGATGGCGGTGCTGGAAGCCCAGCAATGGTGCGACCAGATGGCCAACAAGGAGGAGATGTCGACCATCGTCGGCAAGCGGCAATGGTTCAACGTGCCGGTCGCCGACATTGTCGGCCGCGCCAAGGGCGACATCAATTACGGCAATGGCCGGGTGGTGAAGGGCTCCGACCAGTACATGAAGTTCTGGCAGGACCACGCCTCCTACCCCTTCAAGAGCCACGACGCCTGGTTCGTCACCGAGGACATTCGCTGGGGCAAGTTCGAGCCTTCGACCGACGTCAAGGCACTGGTCGAGAAGGTGAACCGCGAGGATCTCTGGCGCGCCGCCGCCAAGCAGATGGGCGTCGCCAGCGCCGACATCCCGGCATCGAGTTCGCGCGGCAAGGAGACCTTCTTCGACGGCAAGGTCTTCGATCCCGAGAACCCCACCGCCTATCTCGCCAGCCTCGACATCAAGCGCGTGGCGTAA
- a CDS encoding CmpA/NrtA family ABC transporter substrate-binding protein, translating into MRRLSIGFIPLTDAAVLIACAERGFAFAEGLEIELHREVSWANIRDKVNVGLLDGAHMLAPLAIASSLGLGHVRVPLVAPFALNLNGNAVTLANELYAAMGETGEDLATGEGTARALGTVVRERQATGAEPLTFSTVYPFSTHAYMLRHLLASGGLDPDRDVRLVVVPPPYTAESLRSGLIHGFCVGSPWNSVAVEAGVGRIALLGSEIFGWAPEKVLGVHARFANAEPEVLHRLVRALDAAARWCETSEALDELARLLAEPRHLGLPVDMLRRALQGRLNTTNGGAPRSDAAFLVMHRDGANRPEPAHALWIYAQMVRAGQTEFTRDAAHAAMEVYRPGLYDAAAGNVGRLPQDIDPVRTRFGVPFTPDDVEGYLERVRGK; encoded by the coding sequence ATGAGAAGGCTTTCTATCGGCTTCATCCCGCTGACTGACGCCGCGGTGCTGATCGCCTGCGCCGAGCGCGGCTTCGCTTTTGCCGAAGGGCTGGAGATCGAGCTGCACCGCGAGGTCTCCTGGGCCAATATCCGCGACAAAGTGAATGTCGGCCTGCTCGACGGCGCGCACATGCTGGCGCCGCTCGCCATCGCCTCCTCGCTCGGGCTCGGCCATGTGCGGGTGCCGCTGGTCGCGCCCTTCGCGCTGAACCTCAACGGCAATGCGGTCACCCTCGCCAATGAGCTCTATGCGGCGATGGGCGAGACCGGCGAGGACCTCGCCACCGGTGAAGGCACGGCGCGCGCGCTCGGCACCGTGGTGCGGGAACGGCAGGCAACCGGCGCCGAGCCGCTCACCTTCTCCACGGTCTATCCCTTCTCCACCCACGCCTACATGCTGCGCCATCTGCTGGCCTCCGGCGGGCTTGACCCGGATCGCGACGTGCGCCTCGTCGTGGTGCCGCCGCCTTACACCGCCGAGAGCCTGCGCAGCGGATTGATCCACGGCTTCTGCGTCGGCTCGCCCTGGAACAGCGTCGCGGTGGAGGCCGGTGTTGGGCGTATAGCGCTGCTCGGCTCGGAGATCTTCGGTTGGGCGCCGGAGAAGGTCCTCGGCGTGCATGCCCGCTTCGCCAATGCCGAGCCGGAGGTGCTGCACCGGCTGGTGCGGGCGCTCGATGCTGCCGCACGCTGGTGCGAGACGAGCGAGGCGCTCGACGAACTGGCGCGCCTGCTCGCCGAACCGCGCCATCTCGGCCTGCCGGTGGACATGCTGCGGCGTGCCTTGCAGGGCCGGCTGAACACCACGAATGGCGGGGCGCCGCGCTCGGACGCCGCCTTCCTGGTGATGCACCGCGACGGCGCCAACCGGCCCGAACCGGCTCATGCGCTGTGGATCTATGCGCAGATGGTGCGCGCCGGCCAGACCGAGTTCACCCGCGACGCCGCCCATGCGGCGATGGAAGTCTACCGCCCCGGCCTCTATGACGCCGCCGCCGGCAATGTTGGCCGGCTTCCCCAGGACATCGACCCGGTGCGCACGCGGTTCGGCGTGCCGTTCACGCCGGACGATGTCGAGGGCTATCTGGAGCGCGTACGCGGAAAGTAG
- a CDS encoding ANTAR domain-containing protein produces MTADPSLKIVIVDESPLRAAILEDGLREAGYVHVLRLSEWHNLLARLHAIDPDIIIIDLEDPSRDVIEQMFQVSREVKRPVAMFVDQSDSATTEAAIEAGVSAYIVDGLKKERVKPIVDMTISRFRAFARLKEELEQTRTQLEERKTVDRAKGILMRLKGLDEEKAYALLRRTAMNEKKRIVDIAQSVITAAEMLK; encoded by the coding sequence ATGACGGCCGATCCGAGCCTCAAGATCGTCATTGTCGACGAAAGCCCGCTGCGCGCGGCCATCCTCGAGGATGGCCTGCGCGAGGCGGGCTATGTGCATGTGCTGCGCCTGTCGGAGTGGCATAATCTTCTGGCACGGCTGCACGCCATCGATCCCGACATCATCATCATCGACCTCGAGGACCCCTCGCGCGACGTCATCGAGCAGATGTTCCAGGTCAGCCGCGAGGTGAAGCGGCCGGTCGCCATGTTCGTCGACCAGTCGGACTCCGCCACCACCGAGGCGGCGATCGAGGCCGGCGTCTCCGCCTATATCGTCGACGGGCTGAAGAAGGAGCGGGTGAAGCCGATCGTCGACATGACGATCAGCCGCTTTCGCGCCTTTGCCCGACTGAAGGAGGAGTTGGAGCAGACCCGCACCCAGCTCGAGGAGCGCAAGACCGTCGACCGCGCCAAGGGCATCCTCATGCGGCTGAAGGGCCTCGACGAGGAGAAGGCCTATGCGCTGCTGCGCCGGACCGCGATGAACGAGAAGAAGCGCATCGTCGATATTGCCCAATCCGTCATCACGGCGGCGGAGATGCTGAAATGA
- a CDS encoding PAS domain S-box protein, which yields MADMRDDAGTSSPRAEAQGGVRRFAIESRHRESEIITSFVLRPIDGNALAQHKPGQHLTMFPEIPGVGMVKHNYTISAAPNGATYRISVKREPEGLVSRWLHDVATVGTEFDIAPASGAFVLPEPASRPIVMLSGGVGLTPMVAMLEAIVAKGIDVPVQFIHCTHDGGTHAFRAHVRELAAAAKGKVEVIIFYSRPRAEDVAGRDFDAAGRVDMDRLIAHTPIAKADYFVCGPLGFLRAFVPGLAKAGVGEERLHYEFFGPVEDLFEEDAGMAQSTNPSPQAAVDGSHLAHAGDGFSREQIGDGILDSAAEAVIASSRDGRIVLWNSGAERVFGFSEAEALGQSLDIIIPEPFRARHWEGYDETVASGRSRYGAGDLLAVPGLTKDGRRISLEFTIALLKEGGDGPVQGMVAVIRDVTKRFEEMKALKKQVAAQQGA from the coding sequence ATGGCTGATATGCGTGACGACGCAGGCACATCCTCACCCCGGGCAGAGGCACAGGGCGGCGTACGCCGCTTCGCGATCGAGAGCCGGCACCGGGAGAGCGAGATCATCACCTCGTTCGTGCTGAGGCCGATCGATGGCAATGCTCTGGCTCAGCACAAGCCCGGCCAGCATCTGACCATGTTTCCGGAAATTCCCGGCGTCGGCATGGTCAAGCACAATTACACAATCTCCGCCGCGCCGAACGGCGCCACCTATCGCATCTCGGTGAAGCGCGAGCCGGAAGGGCTGGTCTCGCGATGGCTGCACGATGTGGCAACGGTCGGCACTGAATTCGACATCGCGCCGGCCTCCGGCGCCTTCGTGCTGCCGGAGCCGGCGAGCCGCCCGATCGTGATGCTCAGTGGCGGCGTCGGTCTCACGCCGATGGTCGCCATGCTGGAAGCCATCGTCGCCAAAGGCATCGATGTACCGGTGCAGTTCATCCACTGCACGCATGATGGCGGCACCCACGCCTTCCGCGCCCATGTTCGCGAGCTTGCCGCCGCGGCGAAGGGCAAGGTGGAGGTCATCATCTTCTACAGTCGCCCCCGGGCGGAGGATGTCGCCGGCCGCGACTTCGATGCTGCCGGGCGGGTGGACATGGATAGGCTGATTGCCCATACGCCGATCGCAAAAGCGGACTATTTTGTCTGTGGTCCGCTCGGCTTCCTGCGTGCCTTCGTGCCGGGCCTCGCCAAGGCGGGTGTCGGCGAGGAGCGGCTGCATTACGAGTTCTTCGGTCCGGTGGAAGATTTGTTCGAAGAGGATGCCGGCATGGCGCAAAGCACCAACCCCTCTCCTCAAGCGGCCGTGGACGGTTCACACCTCGCGCACGCCGGTGACGGCTTCTCGCGCGAGCAGATCGGCGACGGCATTCTCGACAGCGCCGCCGAGGCGGTGATCGCCAGCAGCCGCGACGGACGGATCGTGCTGTGGAACTCCGGCGCCGAACGGGTCTTCGGCTTTTCCGAGGCGGAAGCCCTCGGGCAGTCGCTCGACATCATCATCCCCGAGCCGTTCCGCGCCCGGCACTGGGAGGGCTATGACGAGACGGTGGCAAGTGGGCGCAGCCGCTATGGCGCCGGCGACCTGCTCGCCGTGCCCGGGCTGACCAAGGACGGCCGCCGCATCTCGCTGGAATTCACCATCGCGCTGCTGAAGGAAGGCGGCGATGGTCCGGTGCAAGGCATGGTGGCGGTGATCCGCGACGTTACCAAGCGCTTCGAGGAGATGAAGGCGCTGAAGAAACAGGTGGCCGCCCAGCAAGGTGCGTAA
- a CDS encoding Rrf2 family transcriptional regulator, with protein MRLTRYSDYAMRVLLYLAARPDRLCSISEIARAYGISQNHLMKVVHDLGKAGFVASARGRTGGIRLAKPSADIRVGTVLRHTEDGFDLVDCPNCILSNGCGLSSALDEALAAFMAVLDRYSLADLMGRRKEMLRLFLHIDDPSTYSQP; from the coding sequence ATGCGCCTGACGCGCTATTCCGACTATGCGATGCGCGTGCTGCTCTATCTGGCGGCCCGGCCGGACCGGCTGTGCTCGATCTCCGAGATCGCGCGTGCCTATGGCATCTCGCAGAACCATTTGATGAAAGTGGTGCACGATCTCGGCAAGGCCGGCTTTGTCGCCAGCGCGCGCGGCCGCACCGGCGGCATCCGGCTGGCCAAGCCGTCCGCCGACATCCGCGTCGGCACCGTGCTGCGCCACACCGAGGACGGCTTCGACCTCGTCGATTGTCCGAATTGTATCCTCTCGAACGGTTGCGGCCTGTCCTCCGCTTTGGATGAGGCCCTGGCAGCGTTCATGGCGGTGCTCGACCGCTATTCGCTCGCCGACCTCATGGGCCGCCGCAAGGAAATGCTGCGGCTGTTCCTGCACATCGACGACCCCAGCACCTATTCCCAACCCTAG
- a CDS encoding HPP family protein gives MPFTARFKPFEPILAGATLRDRLFACAGALIGIALTGFLCGLAAGKAPHLLLLVPPMGASAVLVFAVPSSPMAQPWPVIGGNTISALAGIAVSHIISEPALAAGVAVGLAIGAMSVLRCLHPPGGAAALVALFAGSSAGYLFPLMPVALNATVLVACGLAYHRFSRHSYPHVAKPAEPKQPEPSTAPVVPSFQREDVAATLEEMGEAFDISVEDLERLLSEIEKRALARTRRDFSYID, from the coding sequence TTGCCCTTCACGGCCCGGTTCAAGCCGTTCGAACCCATTCTGGCCGGCGCCACGCTGCGCGACCGGCTGTTCGCCTGTGCCGGCGCGCTCATCGGCATTGCGCTCACCGGCTTCCTGTGCGGCCTTGCTGCCGGCAAGGCGCCGCACCTGCTCCTCTTGGTGCCGCCCATGGGCGCCTCGGCGGTGCTGGTGTTCGCCGTGCCGTCCAGCCCGATGGCGCAGCCCTGGCCGGTCATCGGTGGCAACACCATCTCGGCGCTGGCCGGCATCGCGGTCAGCCACATCATCTCGGAGCCGGCGCTGGCAGCGGGCGTTGCGGTCGGCCTTGCCATCGGCGCGATGTCGGTGCTGCGCTGCCTGCATCCGCCGGGCGGCGCCGCGGCATTGGTCGCGCTGTTCGCCGGCAGTTCGGCGGGCTATCTGTTCCCGCTGATGCCGGTCGCGCTCAATGCCACGGTGCTGGTGGCGTGCGGCCTCGCCTATCACCGATTCTCGCGTCATTCGTATCCGCATGTGGCGAAGCCGGCGGAGCCGAAGCAGCCCGAGCCGTCAACTGCTCCCGTGGTGCCGAGTTTCCAGCGCGAGGATGTCGCGGCGACGCTCGAAGAGATGGGCGAAGCCTTTGACATCAGCGTCGAGGATCTGGAGCGGCTGCTGAGCGAGATCGAGAAGCGGGCGCTGGCGCGCACCCGGCGCGATTTCTCCTACATCGACTGA
- a CDS encoding aminotransferase class IV, with product MTEAKPDYSKGAAYINGEFVPIAEAKIPVGDWGFTHSDVTYDVVHVTDGGFFRLEDHLDRFHRSLEGYRLKPPVKRDEMREILGRCVALSGLRDAFVAMVSTRGIPRIYGSRDPEDCDNTFIGYAVPWVDVIKPDVQARGAHLLVASVPRISQNSLDPTLKNYMWRDFTRGMYEARDKGFDTAILLDSEGYLTEGAGFNVFIVKGNAVLTPDRGSLRGITRLSVLDLCPELGLDGRVAPITFEELMDADEVFTATTAGGVMPCSRVNERIYGNDRPGPISQKLKDLYWQKHKEGWHMTPVNYADAENPFSVAA from the coding sequence ATGACAGAGGCGAAACCCGACTATTCGAAAGGCGCCGCCTATATCAACGGCGAGTTCGTCCCGATAGCCGAGGCCAAGATTCCGGTCGGCGACTGGGGCTTCACGCATTCGGACGTCACCTATGATGTGGTCCATGTGACCGATGGCGGCTTCTTCCGCCTCGAAGACCATCTCGATCGCTTCCACCGCTCGCTCGAAGGCTACCGTCTGAAGCCGCCGGTGAAGCGCGATGAGATGCGCGAGATCCTTGGCCGCTGCGTCGCGCTGAGCGGGCTGCGCGACGCCTTCGTCGCCATGGTCTCGACCCGCGGCATCCCGCGTATCTATGGCTCGCGCGATCCGGAGGATTGCGACAACACCTTCATCGGCTATGCGGTACCGTGGGTGGACGTGATCAAGCCGGACGTGCAGGCGCGCGGCGCGCATCTGCTGGTCGCCTCGGTGCCGCGCATCTCGCAGAACTCGCTCGACCCGACGCTGAAGAACTATATGTGGCGCGACTTCACCCGTGGCATGTACGAGGCGCGGGACAAGGGTTTCGACACCGCAATACTGCTCGATTCCGAGGGCTACCTGACCGAGGGTGCCGGCTTCAACGTCTTCATCGTGAAGGGCAATGCCGTGCTGACGCCGGATCGTGGCTCGCTGCGCGGCATCACCCGGCTTTCGGTTCTGGACCTCTGCCCGGAACTCGGCCTTGATGGCCGCGTCGCCCCCATCACTTTCGAGGAACTGATGGACGCCGACGAGGTGTTCACCGCCACCACCGCCGGCGGCGTGATGCCGTGCTCCCGGGTCAATGAGCGCATCTATGGCAATGACCGGCCGGGCCCGATCAGCCAAAAGCTGAAGGACCTTTACTGGCAGAAGCACAAGGAAGGCTGGCACATGACGCCGGTCAATTATGCCGACGCGGAAAACCCGTTCTCCGTCGCTGCCTGA
- a CDS encoding extracellular solute-binding protein, translating to MKPHEPNRSARGLDRRQLLKTIAAGTTAAIAAPYIRPASAAPTTLRALMWEGYVLPDVIAAFEEKNKLKFAPTFFDGNSEAYNKLRVGGTKDFDLVQADGFWPSLYFREKLIRTVDYGKMPSTKNLFPVFQPEKYKLLTDEKTGVHFGVPFCWGSYGITYNKNEMPPEKAASIECMFDPAFSGRLSTSARFEENIALAGILVATKMGTINKPRPDGKSFNPYHLTDEELAGVEKLLIEQKKLLLTRYQDNATLAQLLESGTIVAAPEFAQVYRQLLNKKAKGEITTDFAHTLIPKEGGLGWVDTWLVSYGVPDGPTLDVCQAFIDTMTSQETMKKIAMASGCSTTIDIRSLSTPEEQTLYLMDRTNELSDMYMFDQPSSPEKWERVWSRMQAA from the coding sequence ATGAAACCGCACGAGCCGAACCGCAGCGCCCGTGGCCTCGACCGCCGGCAACTGCTGAAGACCATCGCTGCCGGCACCACGGCGGCCATTGCCGCGCCCTATATCCGCCCGGCCTCCGCGGCGCCGACCACGCTGCGCGCGCTGATGTGGGAGGGCTATGTGCTACCCGACGTGATCGCGGCGTTCGAGGAGAAGAACAAGCTCAAATTCGCCCCGACCTTCTTCGACGGCAATTCCGAGGCCTATAACAAGCTGCGCGTCGGCGGCACCAAGGATTTCGATCTGGTGCAAGCCGACGGCTTCTGGCCGAGCCTCTACTTCCGCGAAAAGCTGATCCGCACCGTCGACTACGGCAAGATGCCGAGCACCAAGAACCTGTTCCCGGTGTTCCAGCCGGAGAAATACAAGCTGCTCACCGACGAGAAGACCGGCGTGCATTTCGGCGTGCCGTTCTGCTGGGGCAGCTACGGCATCACCTACAACAAGAATGAGATGCCGCCGGAAAAGGCCGCCAGCATCGAATGCATGTTCGATCCCGCCTTTTCCGGGCGGCTTTCGACCAGCGCGCGCTTCGAGGAGAATATCGCGCTCGCCGGCATCCTCGTCGCCACCAAGATGGGCACCATCAACAAGCCGCGCCCGGACGGCAAATCCTTCAACCCCTATCACCTGACCGACGAGGAACTCGCCGGCGTCGAGAAGCTGCTGATCGAGCAGAAGAAGCTGCTGCTCACCCGCTACCAGGACAATGCCACGCTGGCACAGTTGCTGGAGAGCGGCACGATCGTGGCGGCGCCGGAATTTGCGCAGGTCTATCGCCAGTTGCTGAACAAGAAGGCCAAGGGCGAGATCACCACCGACTTCGCCCACACGCTGATCCCGAAGGAAGGCGGGCTCGGCTGGGTCGATACCTGGCTCGTGTCCTATGGCGTGCCGGACGGGCCGACGCTCGATGTCTGCCAGGCCTTCATCGACACCATGACCAGCCAGGAGACGATGAAGAAGATCGCCATGGCCAGCGGCTGCTCGACCACCATCGACATCCGCTCGCTCTCGACCCCGGAAGAGCAGACGCTCTATCTGATGGACCGCACCAACGAGCTCTCGGACATGTACATGTTCGATCAGCCCTCCTCGCCGGAGAAGTGGGAACGGGTTTGGTCGCGCATGCAGGCGGCGTGA